TTTTTATTCTTTTATTTCAATCTTGTACTAAGGAAATTATTTTGTAAATTTCTGATTTTAAGTTTATTGTGCTTTATTGAGGGATTGTTAAAAATTTAAATCAAATTACATTAAACAGCTATTTATGTCAACACATTATACTACTATTATAGAGGAAGGAATAGTTCCTAATAAATATACTACTGGCGAGGTTTCTTATAAAAAAAGCACGAGTGATATTCAGCCACGTAATACCACAATAAAAGAGGTTGCTTTTGAGGCAGGTTCGAGAAATAATTGGCATACTAATACTGGTTTGCAATTACTTGTTGCCACAGAGGGAGTTGGTTATTTTCAAGAAAGAGGCACCCCAATTCGATTGGTTCGTAAAGGGGAAGTACTTACCATTTTACCCGAAGTTGAACATTGGTATGGTGCAACACCTACTAGTAAATTCTCTCATATTGCGATTATTACTGAGATTGATAAAGGCATGGGAGTTTGGATGAATCAAGTAACGGATGAGGAATACAATAGTTTTGTAGGGTAGTTTTTTGAGGTTCAGAGGTACTGAGGCTCAAAGGTTCAGAGGCAAGAAGTTAGAAACAAGAAGCAAGAAGCAAGATTGATTCCTAAAACTTAAAACGGCGAAGGATACTGAAGAACTAACCCAAACTTGTCTTCCTGACGAAGGAAGGAACTCATTAAGTAGCTCTACAATAAAAGATTAAGTTTTGGTTAGTGTATTTACCTGACTGGAAACTGGAAACTGGAAACTTAAAACTGAGCACTGTGACTGTCCTTCAACTCCGCTCAGAATGACACGCAACTGAAAACAGAGGCTGAAAACTTTTTTAACAAGCAGACTACTCGTTTAGATTATATACTCTATTGGCATGCACTTGAAACTGAGACTGAGAACTGCAAACTTTAAACAAAGCAAACTTTAAACAAAAAACAAAAACATTTTAAATATATGGAAGCAAAAAACATAAAAGCATTTGGTACAGAGGCTGCCGAAGCACCGTTAAAAACGTTAGATATAAAACGTAGAGCAGTAACTGCACATGATGTAGAGATTGATATTTTATATTGTGGAATTTGTCATTCTGATTTGCACTCAGCAAGAAATGAATGGCATGGAACAACATATCCAATAGTTCCAGGGCATGAAATTGTTGGTCGCGTAACGAAAGTAGGAGATCATGTGAAAAATTTCAAAGTAGGTGATTTAGCAGGAGTAGGCTGTATGGTTGATTCTTGTAGAGAGTGTGAACATTGTAAAGAAGGATTGGAGCAATTTTGTGAGCCAGGAAGCACGTTGACATTTGACTCTCCTGATTCACATCTTGGAGGGCAAACTTTTGGAGGATATTCAGAGAGTATTGTTGTAGATGAAAGTTTTGTACTCCATATATCTGATAAATTAGATTTAGCCGGAGTTGCACCTTTACTTTGTGCTGGTATTACTACTTATTCGCCATTAAAGCACTGGAAAGTAGGACCTGGGCAAAGAGTTGGTATTGTAGGTATTGGTGGTTTAGGACATATGGGAATTAAAATTGCAAAAGCAATGGGTGCTCATGTAGTTGTCTTTACAACTTCATTGTCAAAAACTGAAGATGCAAAACGTTTGGGGGCAGATGAAGTAGTTTTATCTACAGATGCTGAACAAATGGCTAAATATGCAAAGAGTTTACATTTTATATTAGATTGCGTATCGGCACAACATAATATCGATGCGTATTTGAGTTTACTTAGAGTAGATGGAACACTTACATTGGTTGGTGCTCCTATGGATCCGCTTCCTGTAACATCATTTAGCTTAATTCTTGGCAGAAGAAGTTTCTCTGGTTCCCTAATTGGCGGAATTGCTGAAACTCAAGAAATGCTTGACTTTTGCGCTAAGCACAATATCGTTGCAGACATCGAATTGATTGGGGTAAACGATGTTAATGATGCTTACGAAAGATTATTAAAAGGGGATATAAAGTACCGCTTTGTAATAGATATGGCTTCGCTTAAAAACTAGGTTTTCTATAAACTAAAAAAAGGTGTTCATCTAATGAACACCTTATTTTATTTATGATAATGAGAACTATTTGTTGATTAAAATACTCCAATTAGCACCGCTATAAATTTTATGTTTTTCTGAGAAACTACCTTGATTTACTGCCAATGAAAAGTTTAAAAGACTATTAAAGTAACATACATCAGTACCAACTTCAACTTCTCCAAAAGTATGTACCAATTTTAATTTTCCATCATACACTTTTTTAGTTCCGTTAAAAATTTGAATTTTTACAAGATCTCCTGCTTTCAAATCTAAATTAGCAAATGTCTTTTTGTCAATATTAGTCCAAACATTTCCGTATTGAATATCTAAAATTGGTATTCCACCTTTGATAATACCTTTTTCAAAAACTGGTTTTTGGTATTCAATTTTTACCACTTCATTAGGTAATTTTGGTCCAACTTGATCAAATGTAATTGTTTTTGATGCTAAACGTGCACCTGTATAAGCGTACACATCACGACCGTGAAAAGTATATGATTCATTAGAGTTTTGACGACGATTTTTTACTTCATCGATTTCACGAATTTCCTGAATCCCTAATTGTTCTGCAACTAAAGTTAAAGTTCCATTATCAGGAGTCACAAAGTAATGTCCAGATTTTGTAAGTAAAACAACTGAATGTCTTGCTGTTCCAACTCCAGGATCACAAACCGAAACAAATACAGTTCCAGTAGGGTAATATTGTGCTGTTTGTGATAAACGATACGCTGCTTCCCAGATGTTAAATGCT
The nucleotide sequence above comes from Flavobacterium branchiarum. Encoded proteins:
- a CDS encoding cupin domain-containing protein; its protein translation is MSTHYTTIIEEGIVPNKYTTGEVSYKKSTSDIQPRNTTIKEVAFEAGSRNNWHTNTGLQLLVATEGVGYFQERGTPIRLVRKGEVLTILPEVEHWYGATPTSKFSHIAIITEIDKGMGVWMNQVTDEEYNSFVG
- a CDS encoding NAD(P)-dependent alcohol dehydrogenase; translation: MEAKNIKAFGTEAAEAPLKTLDIKRRAVTAHDVEIDILYCGICHSDLHSARNEWHGTTYPIVPGHEIVGRVTKVGDHVKNFKVGDLAGVGCMVDSCRECEHCKEGLEQFCEPGSTLTFDSPDSHLGGQTFGGYSESIVVDESFVLHISDKLDLAGVAPLLCAGITTYSPLKHWKVGPGQRVGIVGIGGLGHMGIKIAKAMGAHVVVFTTSLSKTEDAKRLGADEVVLSTDAEQMAKYAKSLHFILDCVSAQHNIDAYLSLLRVDGTLTLVGAPMDPLPVTSFSLILGRRSFSGSLIGGIAETQEMLDFCAKHNIVADIELIGVNDVNDAYERLLKGDIKYRFVIDMASLKN
- a CDS encoding SAM hydrolase/SAM-dependent halogenase family protein, translated to MKLRLLLFLCAVTFNGFSQNNVLVFQSDFGLKDGAVSAMKGVAIGVSTDLKIFDVTHEIPAFNIWEAAYRLSQTAQYYPTGTVFVSVCDPGVGTARHSVVLLTKSGHYFVTPDNGTLTLVAEQLGIQEIREIDEVKNRRQNSNESYTFHGRDVYAYTGARLASKTITFDQVGPKLPNEVVKIEYQKPVFEKGIIKGGIPILDIQYGNVWTNIDKKTFANLDLKAGDLVKIQIFNGTKKVYDGKLKLVHTFGEVEVGTDVCYFNSLLNFSLAVNQGSFSEKHKIYSGANWSILINK